The following proteins are encoded in a genomic region of Molothrus aeneus isolate 106 chromosome 12, BPBGC_Maene_1.0, whole genome shotgun sequence:
- the LOC136561836 gene encoding LOW QUALITY PROTEIN: EF-hand and coiled-coil domain-containing protein 1-like (The sequence of the model RefSeq protein was modified relative to this genomic sequence to represent the inferred CDS: deleted 2 bases in 1 codon), translating to MEPAEGWDPYGRPARRTQWLVSALAYHYGLDRGVENEIVVLATGLDQYLQEIFHHLDCDGSGRIPGEDFRTLCQVLGLEEAAEPEECAGLWDGLSAELTFRQFHARLCGHFSTRAGLRLPLGQESEHIETQIRLRSPRRRRRTDPAGRGAAGSAERRPPGPCSRECCEEIVALERAEDRIATLEEENGSLRELVEDMRAALQSSDARCLALQVGLRKSHASHTGEGPCFIGRKRPLTQKHSQTKCLQDVLEEMELMRSSRDGQIEEAIRFSQELEKELKSSQEALVTLEDCNRFLLKREQAEMRRKVEEARHAVLNSLGKVKELEVRAKEVPHLQILSGRQSRGSAWEGTNHPGALTATWA from the exons aTGGAGCCGGCTGAGGGCTGGGACCCCTACGGGCGGCCGGCCCGGCGCACGCAGTGGCTGGTCAGCGCCCTCGCCTACCACTACGGGCTGGACCGCGGCGTGGAGAACGAGATCGTCGTGCTGGCCACCGGCCTGGACCAGTACCTGCAGGAGATCTTCCACCACTTGGACTGCGACGGTTCGGGCCGCATCCCCGGCGAGGACTTCCGCACgctgtgccaggtgctggggctggaggaagcGGCGGAGCCCGAGGAGTGCGCGGGGCTGTGGGACGGGCTCTCGGCCGAGCTCACCTTCCGCCAGTTCCACGCGCGGCTCTGCGGCCACTTCAGCACCCgcgcggggctgcggctgcCGCTGGGCCAGGAGAGCGAGCACATCGAGACCCAGATCCGCCTGCGCAGCCCCCGACGCCGCCGCCGCACCGACCCCGCCGGCCGCGGAGCCGCGGGCAGCGCCGAGCGGCGGCCGCCGGGGCCCTGCTCCCGAGAGTGCTGCGAGGAGATCGTGGCGCTGGAGCGGGCCGAGGACCGCATCGCCACGCTGGAGGAGGAGAACGGCAGCCTGCGGGAGCTGGTGGAGGACATGCGCGCCGCCCTGCAGAGCAGCGATGCGCGGTGCCTGGCGCTGCAG GTGGGACTGCGGAAGAGCCATGCCAGCCATACAGGAGAAGGACCCTGCTTCATAGGGAGGAAGAGACCATTAACACAGAAGCACTCCCAGACCAAGTGCCTCCAAGATGTCCTGGAGGAAATGGAGCTCATGCggagctccagggatgggcagatTGAAGAAGCCATCAGgttcagccaggagctggagaaggagctgaagAGCTCTCAGGAAGCTCTGGTCACCCTGGAAGATTGCAACCGATTC CTCCTGAagagggagcaggcagagatgAGGAGGAAGGTGGAAGAGGCCAGACACGCTGTCCTGAACAGTCTTGGCAAAGTGAAGGAGCTGGAAGTGAGAGCTAAGGAGGTGCCACATCTGCAGATACTGAGTGGAAGGCAGAGCCGAGGGAGTGCCTGGGAGGGCACGAATCACCCAGGTGCCCTCACTGCCACTTGGGCCTGA